A stretch of Triticum aestivum cultivar Chinese Spring chromosome 1D, IWGSC CS RefSeq v2.1, whole genome shotgun sequence DNA encodes these proteins:
- the LOC123179387 gene encoding uncharacterized protein — MAATALRTICQRIGGRALRPSLAAQQNQPTTCRLFHSTTKMQKADATPSAEIQQVKEELYRMMSENREKIGNQKGLIKHLSSHVEPKPEDPVWRFYRRAKWYHLVMMYSPAFLYGYMSMLDVPDGKKEMTPAEKNDFNKRMAALMPNVEL; from the exons ATGGCGGCGACCGCGCTCCGGACCATCTGCCAGCGGATCGGCGGCCGCGCCCTCCGGCCATCTCTGGCCGCGCAGCAGAACCAGCCTACCACCTGTCGCCTCTTTCACAGCACG ACCAAGATGCAGAAGGCAGACGCAACTCCTTCGGCTGAGATCCAGCAGGTCAAAGAAGAGCTCTACCGCATGATGTCTGAAAACAGGGAGAAGATAGGAAACCAGAAGGGCCTGATCAAGCACCTTTCATCCCATGTGGAGCCTAAACCTGAGGACCCCGTCTG GCGCTTCTATCGCAGGGCAAAATGGTACCATTTAGTCATGATGTATAGCCCAGCATTCCTTTATGGCTACATGTCTATGTTGGATGTGCCTGATGGCAAGAAGGAGATGACGCCAGCTGAGAAGAATGATTTTAACAAGAGGATGGCCGCGTTGATGCCCAATGTAGAACTTTGA